One genomic region from Spirulina subsalsa PCC 9445 encodes:
- the infC gene encoding translation initiation factor IF-3, translating into MREKKTRRDVPQINERVRFPKIRVIDTDGSQVGVITSDEGRRLAEERELDLVLVSDKSDPPVCRIMDYGKYKFEQEKKAREARKKQHTADVKEVKMRYKIEEHDYQVRVNSAQRFLKAGDKVKATVTFRGRESQHADLAEALLKRMADDLQEVAELQQAPKKEGRNMIMLLSPKK; encoded by the coding sequence GTGAGAGAAAAGAAAACCCGCCGGGATGTCCCTCAAATTAACGAAAGAGTCCGTTTCCCCAAAATTCGGGTCATTGATACCGATGGCTCTCAAGTCGGGGTGATTACCTCCGATGAGGGTCGTCGTCTGGCCGAAGAACGGGAATTGGACTTAGTGTTAGTCAGCGATAAATCCGACCCCCCCGTTTGCCGGATTATGGACTACGGCAAATATAAATTTGAGCAAGAGAAAAAAGCCCGGGAAGCTCGTAAAAAGCAGCATACGGCTGATGTGAAGGAAGTCAAAATGCGCTACAAGATTGAAGAACACGACTACCAAGTTCGTGTGAACAGCGCCCAGCGTTTTCTTAAAGCAGGAGATAAAGTCAAAGCCACTGTCACCTTCCGAGGTCGGGAAAGTCAACACGCGGATCTGGCGGAAGCCTTACTGAAACGGATGGCTGACGACTTACAAGAGGTTGCAGAGCTTCAACAGGCTCCAAAAAAGGAAGGGCGTAATATGATTATGTTACTTTCTCCGAAAAAATGA